From the Leptotrichia sp. oral taxon 221 genome, one window contains:
- a CDS encoding MazG nucleotide pyrophosphohydrolase domain-containing protein gives MTLKEAQYLIKHIELGTLEEKEDTRTAIEKKDNIQRLVLKLIEEFGELAENIRKNARYTGESIKGTIEEEAFDIFYYIIAIANEYDIDLEKVFLMKDKLNQEKYKREFSLEEAREMYKKVK, from the coding sequence ATGACTTTAAAGGAAGCACAGTATTTAATAAAACATATTGAATTAGGAACTCTTGAAGAAAAAGAAGATACGAGAACGGCAATCGAGAAGAAAGATAATATCCAAAGACTTGTTTTGAAATTGATAGAAGAATTTGGTGAATTGGCGGAAAATATTCGTAAAAATGCAAGATATACAGGTGAAAGTATTAAGGGTACGATTGAAGAAGAGGCATTTGATATTTTTTACTATATAATTGCAATTGCGAATGAATATGATATTGACTTGGAAAAAGTATTTTTAATGAAAGATAAGTTGAATCAAGAAAAATACAAAAGGGAATTTTCTTTGGAAGAAGCAAGGGAAATGTATAAAAAAGTGAAGTAA
- a CDS encoding RNA-guided endonuclease TnpB family protein gives MLIGKKIRIKTTPELEILFRKCAGVARFSYNLMISLNNSSQKFIKESDVRKYVTQLKKQENYSWLKEVSANIPKQAIKNCGKAYSDYFKKLRGKPKFKKKFKNDRFYVNYESLKKTNLGFKAEKLGEIRTSEPLPEAKQYYNPYIVYDNKYWYLTFSIETECIKEQLNDFTLGIDLGIKYFAVTSQNEIIPNINKTLTIKKLYKKIKRYQRKLTKCLKNSFNRIKVLKQLRRLFRRQKNIRNNHIHQATSHLVKTKPSKIVVEYLRVSNILKNKRLSKAISESGFYEFRRQLEYKCKLRNIKFMLADTFFPSSKKCSNCGNIKKDLTLKDRIYKCDCCGLEIDRDYNASLNLSKL, from the coding sequence ATGCTGATAGGTAAAAAAATCAGAATAAAAACAACTCCTGAACTAGAAATATTATTTAGAAAATGTGCAGGTGTTGCAAGATTTTCTTATAATCTAATGATTAGTTTAAATAATAGTTCCCAAAAGTTTATTAAAGAGAGTGATGTGCGAAAATATGTAACGCAGTTAAAAAAGCAAGAAAATTACAGCTGGTTAAAAGAAGTTAGTGCTAATATCCCTAAACAGGCAATAAAAAACTGTGGGAAAGCATACTCCGATTATTTCAAAAAGTTAAGAGGAAAACCTAAATTTAAAAAGAAATTCAAAAATGACCGTTTCTATGTGAATTATGAGAGCTTGAAAAAAACAAATTTAGGATTTAAAGCTGAAAAATTAGGAGAAATAAGAACTAGCGAACCATTACCTGAAGCCAAACAATATTATAATCCGTATATTGTATATGACAATAAATATTGGTATCTAACATTTTCTATTGAAACAGAGTGTATAAAAGAGCAATTAAATGATTTTACACTTGGAATTGATTTAGGAATAAAGTATTTTGCAGTAACATCACAAAATGAAATTATACCAAATATAAATAAGACTTTGACAATAAAAAAACTTTACAAGAAAATAAAAAGATACCAAAGAAAACTTACAAAGTGTTTAAAAAATAGTTTTAATAGAATTAAAGTTTTAAAACAGCTTAGGCGATTGTTTAGAAGACAAAAAAATATCAGAAATAATCATATACATCAAGCAACTTCACATTTGGTAAAAACCAAGCCAAGTAAAATAGTTGTTGAGTATTTGAGAGTTTCTAATATACTTAAAAACAAAAGATTATCAAAAGCAATATCTGAAAGTGGATTTTATGAATTTAGAAGACAACTTGAATATAAATGTAAATTAAGAAATATTAAATTTATGTTAGCAGATACATTTTTTCCAAGTAGTAAAAAATGTTCTAACTGTGGAAATATAAAAAAAGATTTAACATTGAAAGATAGAATATATAAATGCGATTGCTGTGGTCTTGAAATAGATAGAGACTATAATGCAAGTCTTAATTTAAGCAAGTTATAA
- the nadN gene encoding NAD nucleotidase: MKKLFLLGLTVAIATSLQAAGKNARKNVRKVANNQPFELNVAHINDHHSHLEQERMTLKIDGKDVTLDIGGLPRVGQEIKDFRKNNKNTLILHAGDAVTGTLYYTLFKGIADAELMNVINFDAFTLGNHEFDDGNEVLAKFLSALKIPVISSNVVPDKGSILEGKWKPYIIKNVGGEKIGIIGMEVVKKTVESSSPGKDIKFIDEIEAAKKYVKELQDQGINKIILLSHAGYEKNVEIAQKVSGIDLIVSGDTHYLLGKEFEKYGLKIGGDQYPKKITSPSGEPVYVAEAWNYSYLIGELKAKFDKKGVITELVASPKLLLGDDLFEVKNAEGKKVQASKEEKAAILAAIKKDKNLKIVKNDETLQKLLDRYQKEKTELGKKSVGKIKEMIPGGSENRVPSAKNPEGSLATTLVMEAELDTLRNTGTGNVDFVLGNAGNVRITIEPGDFTYDEAYTLLPFTTNTVYTLEVTGAEMKQILEDAIDYALTGGSTGSFPYGAGIRYEATKDGKLGTRVTKVEVFDFKANKWVPIDANKKYMLATNSYIAGGKDGYTTLGKITSERGGTNTYLGDDKIFIDYLQKHKELGRPASSNVKFKY; the protein is encoded by the coding sequence ATGAAAAAATTATTTTTATTAGGACTTACAGTTGCGATTGCGACAAGTTTACAGGCTGCAGGAAAAAACGCTAGAAAAAATGTGAGAAAGGTTGCGAATAATCAACCATTTGAATTGAATGTTGCTCATATTAATGACCATCACTCTCATTTAGAGCAAGAGAGAATGACATTGAAAATTGATGGGAAAGATGTAACTTTGGATATCGGAGGATTGCCAAGAGTTGGACAAGAAATCAAAGATTTTAGAAAAAATAATAAAAATACTTTAATTCTTCATGCAGGAGATGCAGTAACAGGGACATTGTATTATACTTTGTTTAAAGGAATTGCAGATGCAGAATTGATGAATGTTATTAATTTTGATGCGTTCACATTAGGAAATCATGAATTTGACGATGGAAACGAAGTATTGGCAAAATTCTTATCAGCATTGAAAATACCAGTAATTTCATCTAACGTTGTTCCAGATAAAGGAAGTATTTTAGAAGGAAAATGGAAACCTTACATCATTAAAAATGTTGGTGGAGAAAAAATTGGTATTATTGGAATGGAAGTTGTGAAGAAAACAGTTGAATCTTCTAGTCCAGGAAAAGATATTAAATTTATTGATGAAATAGAAGCTGCTAAAAAATATGTAAAAGAATTGCAAGATCAAGGAATTAATAAAATTATCTTGTTATCACATGCAGGATATGAAAAAAATGTTGAAATTGCACAAAAAGTTTCAGGAATTGACTTGATTGTGTCAGGAGATACTCACTACTTATTAGGAAAAGAATTTGAAAAATATGGATTGAAAATAGGTGGAGATCAATATCCTAAAAAAATAACTTCGCCTTCTGGAGAACCTGTTTATGTGGCTGAAGCTTGGAACTATTCATATTTAATTGGGGAATTAAAAGCTAAATTCGATAAAAAAGGTGTAATTACAGAATTAGTTGCATCACCAAAATTGTTACTTGGAGACGATTTGTTTGAAGTGAAAAATGCTGAAGGTAAAAAAGTTCAAGCAAGTAAAGAAGAAAAAGCAGCAATTTTAGCAGCAATTAAAAAAGATAAAAACTTAAAAATTGTTAAAAATGATGAAACTTTACAAAAATTATTAGATAGATACCAAAAAGAAAAAACAGAATTAGGTAAAAAATCAGTTGGTAAAATAAAAGAAATGATTCCTGGTGGTTCTGAAAACAGAGTTCCAAGTGCAAAAAATCCTGAAGGTTCATTAGCTACAACATTGGTTATGGAAGCAGAATTAGATACATTAAGAAATACAGGAACTGGAAATGTTGATTTTGTTCTTGGAAATGCTGGAAATGTAAGAATTACAATTGAACCAGGTGACTTTACTTATGATGAAGCTTACACATTATTGCCATTTACAACAAACACAGTTTACACATTGGAAGTAACTGGTGCAGAAATGAAACAAATATTAGAAGATGCAATTGATTATGCATTAACAGGTGGATCAACAGGTTCATTCCCTTATGGAGCAGGAATTAGATATGAAGCAACTAAAGATGGAAAATTAGGAACAAGAGTTACAAAAGTAGAAGTATTTGACTTTAAAGCAAACAAATGGGTTCCAATTGATGCAAACAAAAAATATATGTTAGCAACAAACTCATATATCGCAGGTGGAAAAGATGGATATACAACTCTTGGAAAAATTACTTCTGAAAGAGGTGGAACAAACACATATTTAGGAGATGATAAAATATTTATCGATTATTTGCAAAAACATAAAGAATTAGGAAGACCAGCAAGTTCAAATGTTAAATTTAAATATTAA
- a CDS encoding metalloregulator ArsR/SmtB family transcription factor, whose protein sequence is MKKILEEYKNNLYNGLSKIGKCLSSEKRIEILDLLVQGPKTVENISNETGMTIANTSKHLQTLKDGRLVSCEKKGNFVEYKISNTQIIDLVYLLRDVGERQLEDIKKIHMEFEECCNNTKTLSLEKAYEMVKKDEVLIIDLRPEDEFNSNHIEKSINIPMKTLEDRINEIPKNKEIILYCRGRNCGSANLASKYLNERGFKAYSLNQSYYDWEKFEKILK, encoded by the coding sequence ATGAAAAAAATTTTGGAAGAATATAAAAATAATTTGTATAATGGACTTTCTAAAATTGGGAAGTGCCTTTCGAGCGAAAAGAGGATTGAGATTTTAGATTTACTTGTACAAGGTCCGAAAACGGTGGAAAATATTTCGAATGAAACAGGTATGACAATAGCGAATACTTCAAAACATTTGCAGACATTGAAGGATGGAAGGCTGGTTTCTTGTGAGAAAAAGGGGAATTTTGTGGAGTATAAAATTTCGAATACACAGATAATTGATTTGGTTTATTTGCTTAGGGATGTTGGAGAGCGGCAATTGGAGGATATTAAAAAAATTCATATGGAATTTGAGGAATGTTGCAATAATACAAAAACTTTGTCGTTGGAAAAGGCTTATGAGATGGTGAAAAAAGATGAAGTTTTAATAATAGATTTGCGTCCAGAAGATGAATTTAATTCAAATCATATTGAAAAGTCGATAAATATTCCGATGAAGACTCTTGAAGATAGAATAAATGAGATTCCTAAAAATAAGGAGATAATTCTTTATTGTAGAGGTCGTAATTGTGGAAGTGCAAATTTGGCTTCAAAATATTTGAATGAGAGGGGATTTAAGGCTTATAGCTTGAATCAAAGTTATTATGATTGGGAAAAATTTGAAAAGATATTAAAATAA
- the trxA gene encoding thioredoxin, giving the protein MAKILGKDNFNDTIANGVTLVDFWAEWCGPCRMQLPILEEVSEEIGEKATVGKINVDHELELAQRFGVQSIPTLILFKDGEIVDKMVGVQAKETLVDKINNAL; this is encoded by the coding sequence ATGGCAAAAATTTTAGGAAAAGATAATTTTAATGATACAATAGCAAATGGTGTAACTTTGGTAGATTTCTGGGCTGAATGGTGTGGTCCTTGTAGAATGCAATTACCTATTTTGGAAGAAGTTTCTGAAGAAATCGGTGAAAAAGCAACTGTTGGAAAAATAAATGTTGACCACGAATTAGAATTAGCTCAAAGATTTGGAGTTCAAAGTATTCCTACATTGATTTTATTCAAAGATGGAGAAATCGTTGATAAAATGGTAGGAGTTCAAGCTAAAGAAACTTTAGTTGATAAAATTAATAACGCTCTTTAG
- the trxB gene encoding thioredoxin-disulfide reductase, whose product MYDSVIIGSGPAGLTAAIYLSRAGLKNIVINGSEPGGQLTTTTDVENFPGFPKGILGPQLVDDMKTQAINFGTEFLQSNVSKIDSDSKPIKIHLENKKIIETKTVILATGASARYLGIENEKEYIGRGVSACATCDGFFFRGKNIVVIGGGDTAMEEAVFLTKFASNVTIIHRRNELRASAIMQERAKNNEKISWKLNYIPKKVVVDGNKVIGIELINNETQETETLEIDGIFVAIGRTPNTAFLGDNIELDKNGYILTKGKSSATNIPGIFAAGDVQDSKYQQAIISAGSGAIAALDVEHYLNENN is encoded by the coding sequence ATGTACGATTCAGTTATTATCGGTTCTGGTCCAGCAGGATTGACAGCTGCAATTTATTTGAGTAGAGCTGGTTTAAAAAATATTGTTATTAATGGTTCTGAACCTGGAGGACAATTAACAACAACTACAGATGTAGAGAATTTTCCTGGATTCCCAAAAGGAATTTTAGGACCTCAATTGGTTGACGACATGAAAACACAGGCAATTAATTTTGGAACAGAATTTTTACAATCGAATGTTTCTAAAATTGATTCTGACTCAAAACCTATTAAAATTCATTTAGAAAATAAAAAAATTATTGAAACAAAAACAGTAATTTTGGCAACTGGAGCGAGTGCACGATATTTGGGAATTGAAAATGAAAAGGAATATATTGGAAGAGGAGTTAGTGCATGTGCGACTTGTGACGGATTCTTCTTTAGAGGAAAAAATATCGTTGTGATTGGTGGAGGAGATACTGCTATGGAAGAGGCTGTCTTTTTGACAAAATTTGCTTCAAATGTAACAATTATTCATAGAAGAAACGAACTTCGAGCTTCTGCTATAATGCAAGAACGTGCTAAAAACAACGAAAAAATTTCTTGGAAATTGAATTATATTCCAAAAAAAGTTGTTGTTGATGGTAACAAAGTTATTGGGATTGAGTTAATTAATAATGAAACTCAGGAAACTGAAACTCTTGAAATTGACGGTATATTCGTAGCAATTGGTAGAACACCTAACACAGCATTTTTAGGGGACAACATCGAATTAGATAAAAATGGTTACATCTTAACAAAAGGAAAATCTTCTGCGACAAATATTCCAGGAATCTTCGCTGCTGGAGATGTTCAAGATAGTAAATACCAACAAGCTATCATTTCTGCTGGAAGTGGTGCAATTGCAGCACTTGACGTGGAACATTACTTAAATGAAAATAATTAA